The genomic region GCCGCGGGGTCTTTTCCCATCAGTTGCAGATACTCAAGCTCATCGGCAGAAATCTCGGTTAAGGCCACCGAGCTTGGTGCGGTGGCAATGGCCCAGACTGCCACAATCAACAGCAAAAGCATTACCGAAAGAAAGCCTGCCTTCATATTCTGAGTGCTGAACTTTTTCATGGCCTTACCTCTTTATCCCGAAACTATCGACGTAGGATTGCGGTTTTAGGGGATCAAAGGCTTTCCCCATCACAACAATCTTCCCGCTTGATTGAGGCACTTCCAACCCAAGACCCTGCATTGCTTTCTTGGCATCCGTCATCATGAATACCTTTTCCGCAATGGCCTGATAACTGACATCGCCCTTGAGGTAACCCCAACGCTTCATTTGCGTCAGCATCCATAGCGCCATTCCCTCCCAGGGAATCGCCTCGAACCCAACACGTCCAGGAGCATTGACGATGTTCCCCAGCCCATCTGCGTATCTCCCGGTAATCACTTGGTTAACGATAATCTCGGGCTGATTGAGATACTTTGGCTTTGAAATAATGGCGGCGACCTCTTTCCGGTTGTTTTTGTCATGAGCAAAAGCGGATGACTTGAGAAATGCCCGGTACAAGGCAGCAAATGTGTTGGGGTTTTGCTGGATGAAGCTGGCGGAAGCACCGAATGAACAGCATGGATGGCCATTCCAGATATCCTGTGACAAGATGTGGATGAACCCGACACCTTCAAAGACTGCCCGCTGCGAAAATGGATCAGGCCCCAGGAAACCATCAATGTTGCCTGCACGCAGATTGGCCAGCATCTCGGCGGGAGGAACCACTCTCAACTGCACATCTCGATCCGGATCAATTCCAGCCTCGGCCAAGTAGTAACGCAGCAGGAAGTTGTGCATTGAGAATTCAAATGGAATGGCGAACTTGAAACCCTTCCAGTTTTTTGGATCACGATTCGACTTGTGCTTTAGTGCAAGCACAATGGCTTGGCCATTGACATTCTGAATCGCGGCAACATTCACCGTCTGTGCGCTTGACCCTGCACCCAAGGTCATTGCCAATGGCATAGGCGCCAGAAACTGAGAGGCGTCGTACTCATGGTTCATGATCTTGTCGCGGACCAAGGCCCACCCAGCTGTCTTGTTGAGCTCTACATTCAAGCCTTGTTCTTTGAAAAACCCCATTGGTTCAGCCAAGATCAATGGCGCTGCACAGGTGATAGGGATGAATCCGACTTTGAGGGTCGATTTCTCGATCGATCCTTTTTCCATCGCCATGGCCTTCAAGGACCCCAGGGGGAAAACCGCACTGATGGCTGCCATTGCCGCACCTTTGCCGACAGCCCTCAGGAAATCGCGGCGTTGCCTCTCATGTGGCAGAATTGCCTTGACCAACGCGGCCTCGATGAAGTCATTCGAGAACTCCTCCTCCGTACTGCGCCCGGTCTCTTGATGCTCAAGCGTGCTCATGCCGGCCTTTAGGTGATCTTCTTCACTCGCATGCTGTCCGCAAGAACAAGTAGCAAATAAAGGTTTGTCAGCATCGTATGGTGAAAAATGTTTTGTCATGGCAGTCCTTAGGTCTAGTCAATCAAACGCTTAAGTAAAGAGAAGATGTTTTAATACGGATTACTGGGATTGAATGCGTGTAATAAATGGGTTCGCAACAAGCGATCTTGGCTGCAATCACTTTGGCTTGACGATGAATAGGCTCAATGAAGCGGATTGCCTGGCCGCTGATGCTCACGCAATCACCAAGGGCATGGATATTGGCTACATTGGTATCCAGGGTGACAGGATCAACACAAATACCCTCGTTCCATTGCAAGCCGGCGGTTCTTGCCAAGCGCCCAGGGGTTTGAAGCCCTGTTGCTGCAATTACAAAGTTCACATCCAGTGCATGCCCATTACTTAGTTCAACGTGCTTCAAATCACCTTGCTTGATGATCTGTTTGACAGTAGCCTCGCCAATGAAGGCAATCGGCAAGTATTTCCAGGCGTCCAACAGGCGCCGGGCATCCTCTGAATTCAGCAGATTGCCCACCGGAGTGGGATTGGGGTCAGTCAGGAAAATACTATGTCCTGCGAGTGCCAGATCATTGGCCAATTCGCTACCGACCAATCCAGCTCCGGCAATCAAGATATTACT from Methylobacillus flagellatus KT harbors:
- a CDS encoding CmpA/NrtA family ABC transporter substrate-binding protein, producing MEKGSIEKSTLKVGFIPITCAAPLILAEPMGFFKEQGLNVELNKTAGWALVRDKIMNHEYDASQFLAPMPLAMTLGAGSSAQTVNVAAIQNVNGQAIVLALKHKSNRDPKNWKGFKFAIPFEFSMHNFLLRYYLAEAGIDPDRDVQLRVVPPAEMLANLRAGNIDGFLGPDPFSQRAVFEGVGFIHILSQDIWNGHPCCSFGASASFIQQNPNTFAALYRAFLKSSAFAHDKNNRKEVAAIISKPKYLNQPEIIVNQVITGRYADGLGNIVNAPGRVGFEAIPWEGMALWMLTQMKRWGYLKGDVSYQAIAEKVFMMTDAKKAMQGLGLEVPQSSGKIVVMGKAFDPLKPQSYVDSFGIKR